TGGCTCCGCCGACCCCGTCGCTGACGACGCCGGGCGGCGCCGACTCCATCGCGAACGGCCGCGACCTTTTTCAAAGCACCGGCTGCGCCTTGTGTCACACTCCGACGCTTCGGACGGGCAATGCCGCCGCGGCGGCGTTGGCGAATAAGGACGTCAACCTTTATTCGGATCTTCTGCTCCACAACATGGGGCCGGGCCTCGCGGATGATATCGTCCAGGCTCAGGCCGGCCCGGACGAATTCAGGACCTCGCCGCTGTGGGGCCTCGGGGGCCGCATCTTCCTCCTCCATGACGGACGCACCACCGACCTGGTCGAGGCGATCCAGGCGCACAAGAGCGCCGGAAATTCCCATTTCAAGGACTCGGAGGCCAACCATGTCGTGGACAATTTCAACCAGCTAAACGATGCGCAGAAAACGGACCTCCTGAACTTCCTGCGCTCGCTGTAAAAAACGGGAAGGGATCGAATTCTCCGCGCGCGTTCCCGTCCTCCATTCCGCGGACACCCTGTTTGTTGTTGGATAGACCCTATCCAATCATCAAGCAGGGTGTCCGCCGGAATCGGTCTTATCGATAGGCCCTTCCACTTTCAACTCGATGTCTTATCTCAAATTTGCCGATCCGATCGCCGAGGCCAAATTCGCCATGATGTTATAGGGGTCCGTACCGCATATTTGCTGATTCTGCCCGGTATCATTTTAATCGCACGAGGTAAAATCGGCAAATAGGCTCGGGGGGGTGAAGGACTGGAGAATACATTTGGGGTAGAACCATACAAATCTCGGCGAGGAAGTTGGTGGTTGACATAGGCAGAAACGGGGTGTAGGATAAGGGCTCTTCAATATCAGATCCTATTACCCGGGGGTGTGAAATGGGACCCACGAAAGTGGTCGTGAAATCCGAAGCCCTCCATGACGTAAAGACCGGCCGTCTGATTCAAGCCGGGCTCGCCACGCGAAAACAGCAGGAAGATTATTCGACGCATCATTATATCGTCTTACCTGTTGTGGACAATGCGGGCCGGCCTTGGTCTCTCAACGGGAAGTTGGTCTATTGCCTTCGAGGGACCCGCTACGAGACCTCGGATGACGAAGTCGTCCACTTAGCGAGATGCCATGACTGCGGCGGCATGTGCATCTCCGTGGATGAGCCCACGGTGGAGCGCGATTGCGTGCGTTGCACCCAGTGCGGCCATGAATTCGAGGCCCGGCTGGAGATGATGGAGAGTTAAGCGCCGGACGACGGGGGTGACACCAGACCTATGGACAAATCCATACAGAAAACGGAATCAAATAAGCCCATGAGCGGGCACGTCGGGGAGCAGGGTGATTTACTGCCAAGGAAAGAACTGGATACGCTTACCGAAGAGTTGGTGGAGGTCGAAGAGGAAATTGATCGCGTAACCACGGAAAACTCGACACTGGAAGATCTTGAGGGGTGCAAAGTTCTGGCCGCGGGCGTATTGGAAAAGTATTCGACCCTTCAAAGGCGGCTCTCCGAACGAAACAGATTGCTGTTGGAACAATCCCTCGGGCCCGCGGTCGAACGGGTCAGGAAGGGTCTGACGCTGCTTAAAGAGGCTCCGGAATAAAGCAGGCTTCTGAAAAAGTCCTTCTGCTAACGAGTTATTTAAATATCCCGCTAGTAAGATCGTGTGAAAAAAGGGAGGGAAACCACCTTCGCGGGCTTTCCCTCGATCGTCACCTCCTTGCCCGGTTCGGCGAAATCGCGATGGAGATATCCCATCGCAATCACCCGGCCGAGCGTCGGGGATTCGGCGGAGCTCGTGACGTTCCCGACCACGCGCTCAGGACCTCCGGATACGGAAGACGGGGCCAGAATCGGAAGGCCCTTCGCCGGGACGGTTTTCGCGGTCAATTCCAATCCCATCAATTTCCTGTTCATCCGACCCTGAGCGTCCGCACGCGCGATCGTTTCCTGTCCGATGTAACAGCCCTTCGTGTAGCTGATCGCCTTCTTTTCCAATCCGGTTTCCATCGGAAAGTTCGATTCATCCATATCGATCCCGTACCGCGGCGTGCCGGCCTCGATCCGGAGGGAGTCCAAAGCATCCAGACCGACCGGTCGAAGACCGCAGGGCTCGCCGATCCCGATCAATCGGTTCCAGGTCGGGACCATCCGGTCTATCGGTATATAAAGGTCGTAACCCGCCTCGCCCACGATCTCGTTTCGCGCCGCGAAAGACCGGACGCCATCCAGAAAAAACGTCACCGTGGAGAGTTCCTTCGTCGGGGCCTCGGATCCGGTCATTTGCGTTACGATCCCCTGCGATGACGGTCCGTAGATCGAGAGGAGTCCAAAAACCTCGGTCAGGTTTTCAATCGTCACATCAGAGGCCAGCGTGTATTTATCCAGGTGTTTTAATATTTTTTCCGTCACCTCGGGCTCGAGGTCGATCCAGAGCGCATCGGTAAGACAGTAAATTCGAGCGTCCGAGAGCATCTTGGCCTTCTCGTTTGTGAAGACGGCGTAAAGTCCGGTCCCGGGGGTGAGTTTTTTGATGTCGTTCGTGACCATTCCATGAAGAAAGTCGGTACGGTCCTTGCCTCTTAAACGGAGTTTTCCACGGTGGGATTGATCGATCAGCCCGGACTGTTTCCGGACGGCCTGAAGTTCAAGTGTTGGATTTCCGTATGAACGGGCCATTTCAAGCCCGCCGGACTGCATAAAAACAGCCCCGGCTGCCTGCTGTATATCAAACAACGGACTTTTATTAATCATTTCCCACTTTATATGATTATTATGACCTGAAATTATTTAGAATACCCACTATATTTGTAATATTGAGAATTATATAGTTGACAAACCCCACTTTGACGTGATACGATCAAGCCATAATTCGGAGGTTTGGTCATGGAAAACGTCAAAATCCTCGGTTTACCAGCAAGCGCACAGGATGAAGAATCAGCCCGTACATTCCTTGAAAATATGCGCTGGCCTAATGGTACAACGTGCACCCATTGTAAATCAACATCGGTTTATAGGCTGACCCCGAAGGCTGATTCAAAAAGTCCGGCCCGAAAAGGATTATTTAAATGCGGTTCATGTAAAAAACAATTCTCCGTGACAGTTGGAACCATCTTTGAGGGTAGCCATATTCCGCTTCATAAATGGCTTATGGCCGTACATTTCCTTTGCTCATCCAAGAAGGGCATGAGCGCATTACAGCTTTCAAGGATGTTAAGCGTCACCTATAAAACGGCATGGTTCATGTGCCATCGTATCCGGCTTGCCATGAAGAAAATGCCCTTGATTAAGAAGCTCGACGGCATCGTCGAAGTGGACGAAACTTATATCGGTGGAAAATCAGACCGGAATTTTGGGAAAACAGGTCTCGAAAATAAATCGCCAGTCATGGTCTTGGTACAGCGAAACGGG
This Nitrospiria bacterium DNA region includes the following protein-coding sequences:
- a CDS encoding aminomethyltransferase family protein; protein product: MINKSPLFDIQQAAGAVFMQSGGLEMARSYGNPTLELQAVRKQSGLIDQSHRGKLRLRGKDRTDFLHGMVTNDIKKLTPGTGLYAVFTNEKAKMLSDARIYCLTDALWIDLEPEVTEKILKHLDKYTLASDVTIENLTEVFGLLSIYGPSSQGIVTQMTGSEAPTKELSTVTFFLDGVRSFAARNEIVGEAGYDLYIPIDRMVPTWNRLIGIGEPCGLRPVGLDALDSLRIEAGTPRYGIDMDESNFPMETGLEKKAISYTKGCYIGQETIARADAQGRMNRKLMGLELTAKTVPAKGLPILAPSSVSGGPERVVGNVTSSAESPTLGRVIAMGYLHRDFAEPGKEVTIEGKPAKVVSLPFFTRSY
- a CDS encoding IS1595 family transposase, which translates into the protein MENVKILGLPASAQDEESARTFLENMRWPNGTTCTHCKSTSVYRLTPKADSKSPARKGLFKCGSCKKQFSVTVGTIFEGSHIPLHKWLMAVHFLCSSKKGMSALQLSRMLSVTYKTAWFMCHRIRLAMKKMPLIKKLDGIVEVDETYIGGKSDRNFGKTGLENKSPVMVLVQRNGELRSKPVKTLSAMDLKREIRANVSIASTIMTDEHKSYIGLDREFVGGHKVVNHSQDEYVRGNVYTNTAESYFALLKRGVHGTFHHVSKKHLGRYCDEFSFRWNTRKVTDSERAEEALKGAEGKRLLYKQPVMKNN